A genomic segment from Rubrobacter tropicus encodes:
- a CDS encoding RES domain-containing protein has product MWVRHRIASLGQMIASQRGRRGGGYVVFTGAGASVSSGYPLGEKVKDRYLELLYPCKSPGSQRELFKKEHSRSPTFANVSRTVLDQYGKDKARHWIRPLFQMGKPSSGYESLAELTVEGYFADFLYTANWDNALELVLPRSRAIIREADMRYDPDVDFDIFKVHGDFDQPDTMVWEQNQVQDWLVERLRSAVRKYAIIFVGYSASDRDIVEALRPAFESGGPREAWFVGPGDGTVPTEIAEPLGASGNPSNALSVEFDDFMQRLSEAIRGAAAPLKTEDRQELPARSLHSRVYRIVRSENPVILESPLPFDGRWHPPRERALYATLSPASALAEVLARRIPGDFKTVPFDLVELEVQLDKVLDLLDPMTRVAMQIDGRILSDRHLSRGIAARARDAGLEALIAPSRYSPSGKVLVVFLDALLPNSRVTVLNRHRVANGG; this is encoded by the coding sequence ATGTGGGTAAGACATAGGATCGCTTCACTTGGACAGATGATCGCCAGCCAGAGAGGCAGGAGGGGGGGCGGTTACGTTGTATTCACCGGTGCCGGCGCCTCCGTGAGCAGCGGTTATCCGCTCGGCGAGAAAGTCAAAGATCGATACCTTGAACTCTTGTACCCGTGTAAGTCGCCAGGGTCACAGCGAGAGCTGTTCAAGAAGGAGCACTCCCGCTCCCCCACATTCGCTAACGTTTCTCGAACCGTCCTCGATCAATACGGGAAGGACAAGGCTCGCCACTGGATCCGTCCACTGTTTCAAATGGGGAAGCCCAGTTCAGGTTATGAATCCTTGGCCGAACTAACGGTGGAAGGCTACTTCGCAGACTTCCTTTATACGGCGAACTGGGACAATGCGTTGGAACTCGTCTTGCCACGTTCAAGAGCCATCATAAGAGAAGCGGACATGAGATATGACCCCGATGTGGATTTCGATATCTTCAAAGTTCACGGCGACTTCGATCAGCCAGACACGATGGTGTGGGAGCAGAATCAGGTACAGGATTGGTTAGTTGAGAGGCTCCGATCGGCCGTACGGAAATACGCGATCATCTTCGTCGGGTACTCTGCCAGTGACCGGGACATAGTTGAGGCTCTTCGTCCGGCATTCGAATCAGGAGGGCCGAGAGAAGCCTGGTTTGTCGGTCCTGGGGACGGTACTGTGCCGACTGAAATCGCTGAGCCCCTAGGTGCCTCCGGAAATCCTTCAAACGCTCTCTCAGTCGAATTCGACGATTTCATGCAGCGATTGTCAGAGGCAATTCGCGGCGCGGCTGCCCCCCTCAAGACGGAGGACCGGCAAGAATTACCGGCACGGTCCCTCCACAGCCGCGTGTATCGTATAGTTCGCTCCGAGAATCCGGTAATTCTGGAGTCGCCCCTGCCTTTTGACGGTCGATGGCACCCTCCTAGGGAGCGGGCACTCTACGCTACATTGAGTCCGGCCAGCGCATTAGCAGAGGTACTCGCACGGCGGATACCTGGCGACTTTAAGACCGTCCCGTTCGACTTGGTCGAGCTAGAAGTACAGTTAGACAAGGTTCTGGACCTGCTTGACCCCATGACTCGCGTTGCCATGCAGATAGACGGACGGATTCTTAGCGACCGGCATCTGAGCAGAGGAATCGCCGCAAGGGCTCGTGATGCTGGTCTAGAGGCGCTTATAGCCCCCTCCCGCTACTCGCCAAGCGGGAAAGTCTTGGTGGTTTTCCTTGACGCTCTACTGCCTAATAGTCGAGTAACCGTACTCAACCGTCACCGGGTCGCCAACGGCGGCTAA
- a CDS encoding putative toxin-antitoxin system toxin component, PIN family, with the protein MDANVCVSAVLSSKGSPARILDHALGEGPHDFELCAPSQLFPKIEEVLARPKIANRLKWDSSQIGAYVRRLRLAITEISTGDSDEVPSYTGDPEDDPYVMAAVLERASYVVSGDDDILQMSDPPVPVLGPAQFVRLWEAGLL; encoded by the coding sequence GTGGACGCCAACGTGTGCGTCTCCGCGGTACTTAGCTCGAAGGGTAGTCCTGCACGCATTCTGGACCACGCTTTAGGAGAGGGCCCGCACGACTTCGAGCTCTGCGCGCCGTCGCAGCTTTTCCCCAAGATCGAGGAGGTGCTAGCCCGGCCCAAGATAGCCAACCGGCTGAAGTGGGACTCTTCGCAGATCGGAGCATATGTGAGGCGGCTGCGACTCGCTATCACAGAGATCTCCACGGGCGACTCGGACGAGGTGCCCTCCTACACGGGCGACCCGGAAGACGATCCCTACGTCATGGCCGCGGTCCTGGAGAGGGCCTCCTACGTTGTCAGCGGAGACGACGACATCCTCCAGATGAGCGATCCGCCGGTGCCGGTACTGGGACCCGCGCAGTTCGTCCGTCTCTGGGAGGCTGGGCTCCTTTAA
- a CDS encoding type II toxin-antitoxin system prevent-host-death family antitoxin — MKHEMTRLDGTMWTARFMWNERCFVLTNNRIPLETLRRSLGQVAQDVERGGSVVVERRGEEVFALVPIRLYRYLEGERRALVESTREAREAFSDLSGDEVEGLVGAEMEAARDRTPPTKSADDR; from the coding sequence GTGAAACACGAGATGACACGACTTGATGGTACCATGTGGACCGCACGGTTCATGTGGAACGAGAGGTGTTTCGTGTTAACGAACAACCGCATCCCGCTTGAGACACTACGCAGGTCCTTAGGGCAGGTGGCCCAGGACGTCGAGCGCGGAGGCTCGGTGGTAGTTGAGCGCCGCGGGGAGGAAGTGTTCGCGCTAGTGCCCATAAGGCTTTACCGATATCTGGAAGGAGAAAGGCGGGCGCTCGTGGAGTCCACCCGAGAGGCCAGGGAGGCCTTCTCCGATCTTTCCGGGGACGAGGTGGAAGGGCTGGTGGGTGCCGAGATGGAAGCCGCGCGAGACCGTACGCCTCCCACCAAGAGTGCCGACGACCGGTAA
- a CDS encoding HTH domain-containing protein gives MSTRRDDFVAKVRKVLAERAGVRCSNPECQKTTSGPNSEPEKSVNIGVAAHITAAAPGGPRYDAALTRAERKSAKNGIWLCQTCAKLIDNDSQRFPTSLLHDWKRGAEARALASVSGTSPAAKASVTSASAALLAGEVDRLAAHVSDTVDRDLKRMTSAWREGRTREVVEWLDEVRRDESRWRATAPALKARLLRLEASMALEMADDVERAKRLADEARSEAPLENDTRLRAVIAYAESGPEAAVELLAEERDIDALNLRAGLLLEVKRADRAEEARAVLDLSGTDLEPNAETFRVRALSCLASKDLNRAQLEIQKALELGERWESVRFTAATVDYLSSLSPAALPDNGPVPWPEPVDWHLVKRDGESLVRLRAAGRTFEQLAASVEVAEEKRRLETWRLACLANDPDKLQEAHDYCEAILQADPGHYRAVLWAIARGIDVDLSPSETALAELVADGVAEHAHILALTSLYFVSGMMVEAAKLLDDTKHVFREIGADALWTFWRAQASTLAGDAEAAIGLLDRAGQDEDRLREARTLALRALAEKTGDWESLIRHLETSYEETGDADFLAKYCELMAQRQHWSYVADRAEELVDKIGTDEAVRLAAIAAYLSDRFRLCIKLLDKHRNLFVQGKLPDELRRIRALSRSAVGTLPKAVVEAEALAEESPTTPNLVSLAQLYFAQGDLKSLAVISRRLKDAPDLSPEYRLELSRLVQLEDQRLAAALWRETVSQDLPDSLVGMAVSLGFQLNLEEEVGPLVARMAELGNRGEGGVQAVKAANLLSFLEERRKEMAELDELYRKGSAPVHLIAEQANRSLLELYHGRPSANERAPAPTIQPILFVRHGGRGPVPDSDGALVGRRLHLDVTSVLLAAHLEILQPTEEAFGPLRIPADLIPALVLMTEKTSHHQPSKIEEYKQVVELAEAGSLEVVSTELRTDHDARLVEELGEDWVAAFEQARAENGFLLDFLPPVRLGLDGPPMSLPEDAEKRLVNCRSLLEVLRQRGQLSDREYARARSRLGDEGRKEPSSASPEADSILYCDGGMAELLAGAGILWAACGLFRMRVGQRELDGARASLRYHEYARSQVEWLNDLIDRLRGGIEDGTYEVIPAPSRKEEDPKLADSAQLDLICLETLFRFEAEDGDVVWIDDRMANSYPARGSVPIVGVLEVLRALVAAGHLSEDECYDRIERLRAANARFIPLHQDEILYHLRKAQVMETGVLESRPLRTLRRYYAACLSRIEDLQRPPMPEAAPNQFGELEFVVGLNRSASSALPELWKGNEEDYARRVRAEWLLANLYLDLPALARMTWSQTEEEDDRYRLAVELAGLLSQAMQLDWRVHGDESSPRRTYLAWLHERVLSKRFDADPDLISEVAESLKEGFAEIQENIEGEDQARAASLSLRLFLADLPETLQKELGLDAKLMESIGIKHPRVASIGDLSFDPDAFARAATEAVNGREAKIALVEGDEKITFSPLQDQAGTVGLRLALPGDGGDTNITDEILTVLRQSVTEREAVLRRNRRWFDCRDDEFERAVVEIASADDPQRRLDETERWRNTSMAVFYANLHRRLAQQRMFKLPELRPPDAKALSRHLRLHPETGSGGEFRAALDAAADNLIREEGLIVAIERLAGLPVPLPKPVIEAVAAMSPADRCSLFRRLLTAPGSPPSKMQVVRLLSRFAEDTEAYYRLGRRIAARYFSLDGAEEFDAFLSILKWVNDEFDRWPEARSWSHTIRSTMVWAHAHRLFVILVSTGAPFHWLGRTFAQPGDRRMTSEVFERSREYWLDVTHPRRVTREAFLLGGLPYGLGDKAQRFANEASLETADGMQGAQLFRDPTLARNDLSSYLGGDRGERLSSLLGSEQSDLYSRQALRSLVKEKLDRRGGPEQEHLMWASIHAVIGDLPPYEDLVAPLDEAVRQTDFVVLTRKNVQTGILAVHTASQLSLNLGDEGWRSRLKEQLVGIGALFAESDSGAGSEQASVQAFTGNVNFSALVDAALAVCSPGDVHPEFAALVDRLAGAWPATTPFFRLTVLRLCEELPVSQAKNYWPLLVRLRAE, from the coding sequence ATGAGCACAAGACGCGACGACTTCGTAGCCAAAGTTAGGAAAGTGCTCGCCGAGCGGGCGGGGGTTCGATGCTCGAATCCCGAATGCCAGAAGACCACGAGCGGTCCGAACTCAGAGCCCGAGAAGTCCGTGAACATCGGCGTCGCAGCCCACATCACCGCCGCGGCTCCCGGCGGACCGCGGTACGACGCGGCGCTCACCCGCGCGGAAAGGAAGAGCGCGAAGAACGGCATTTGGCTGTGTCAGACTTGCGCGAAGCTGATCGACAACGACTCGCAGCGTTTCCCCACGTCGCTTCTTCACGACTGGAAGAGGGGCGCCGAAGCCAGGGCTTTAGCCTCGGTCAGCGGCACCTCCCCAGCGGCGAAAGCGTCCGTGACCTCCGCTTCCGCCGCTCTTCTCGCGGGAGAGGTGGATCGGCTCGCCGCCCACGTCTCGGATACCGTCGATCGGGACCTGAAGCGCATGACCTCTGCGTGGCGGGAAGGCCGAACTCGTGAGGTGGTGGAGTGGCTGGACGAAGTTAGAAGAGACGAGTCCAGATGGCGTGCCACGGCCCCCGCCTTGAAGGCGAGGTTGCTGAGGTTGGAAGCCAGCATGGCGCTGGAAATGGCGGACGACGTCGAAAGGGCCAAGAGGCTGGCGGACGAAGCGCGATCCGAAGCTCCTCTGGAAAACGATACCCGGTTAAGGGCCGTTATAGCCTACGCGGAGTCGGGACCAGAAGCGGCGGTCGAGCTGCTCGCCGAAGAGCGGGACATCGACGCCCTTAACCTTAGAGCCGGACTTCTGCTCGAGGTCAAACGAGCCGACCGGGCGGAGGAGGCCCGGGCTGTCCTAGACCTCAGCGGCACCGACCTGGAACCGAACGCCGAGACTTTTCGGGTGCGGGCCCTCTCCTGCCTCGCGTCCAAGGATTTGAACCGGGCGCAACTGGAGATACAGAAGGCCCTGGAACTCGGGGAACGGTGGGAGAGCGTGCGGTTTACCGCCGCGACGGTCGATTACCTCAGCTCCCTCTCTCCGGCGGCCCTGCCGGACAACGGCCCCGTGCCGTGGCCGGAGCCGGTGGACTGGCACCTGGTCAAGCGCGACGGCGAAAGCTTGGTCAGGCTGCGAGCGGCGGGGCGGACGTTCGAACAGTTGGCTGCGTCCGTCGAAGTAGCTGAGGAGAAACGCCGACTAGAAACCTGGCGACTGGCATGTCTGGCGAACGACCCTGACAAACTGCAGGAGGCCCATGACTACTGCGAGGCGATCTTGCAGGCCGATCCGGGTCACTACCGCGCCGTACTGTGGGCGATCGCGCGCGGCATCGACGTCGACCTGAGCCCGAGCGAGACAGCGTTGGCAGAACTCGTCGCGGATGGTGTTGCGGAGCACGCGCACATCCTGGCTTTGACAAGCTTGTACTTCGTATCCGGCATGATGGTCGAGGCGGCGAAGCTGTTGGATGACACGAAGCACGTGTTTAGAGAGATCGGGGCCGACGCGCTTTGGACGTTCTGGCGCGCACAAGCATCGACGCTCGCCGGTGACGCCGAGGCCGCAATAGGGTTGCTGGACCGAGCCGGACAAGACGAGGATCGGCTGCGGGAGGCCCGCACGTTGGCGCTGCGAGCGCTCGCGGAGAAAACCGGCGATTGGGAGAGCCTAATCAGGCATCTGGAAACCTCCTACGAGGAGACCGGGGACGCCGACTTTCTGGCGAAATACTGCGAGCTAATGGCGCAGAGGCAACATTGGTCCTACGTGGCGGACAGGGCGGAGGAACTGGTCGACAAGATCGGCACCGACGAGGCGGTCAGGCTCGCCGCGATCGCCGCGTATCTCTCGGATCGCTTCCGTCTCTGCATCAAGCTGCTGGACAAGCACAGGAATCTCTTCGTCCAAGGAAAGCTGCCCGACGAGCTTAGGCGCATTCGGGCCCTTTCCAGATCCGCCGTCGGCACCCTCCCGAAAGCGGTGGTCGAGGCCGAAGCGCTGGCGGAAGAATCCCCTACCACCCCTAACCTTGTCTCACTTGCGCAACTCTACTTCGCGCAGGGCGACCTGAAATCGCTGGCCGTGATCTCGCGCCGCCTTAAAGATGCGCCAGATCTGTCCCCCGAGTACCGCTTGGAGTTGAGCCGGCTGGTGCAACTGGAAGACCAGAGGCTAGCCGCGGCCCTATGGAGGGAAACCGTCTCCCAAGACCTGCCCGACTCTCTGGTCGGTATGGCCGTCTCACTGGGATTTCAGCTCAATCTCGAAGAGGAGGTGGGTCCGCTCGTCGCGAGGATGGCAGAGTTGGGGAATCGGGGCGAGGGAGGCGTTCAGGCGGTCAAGGCCGCGAACCTCCTCTCATTCCTGGAAGAGCGCCGAAAGGAAATGGCCGAGCTCGACGAACTCTATCGCAAAGGTTCGGCACCTGTCCACCTTATCGCGGAGCAGGCGAACCGATCGTTGTTGGAGCTGTACCATGGAAGACCCTCCGCAAATGAAAGGGCGCCTGCTCCGACGATCCAACCCATCCTCTTTGTTCGCCACGGCGGTCGTGGACCCGTCCCCGATTCTGATGGCGCGCTGGTTGGGCGCCGCCTCCATCTGGATGTGACGTCGGTGCTCCTGGCAGCACACTTGGAGATCCTCCAGCCGACGGAAGAGGCCTTCGGCCCGCTACGCATCCCGGCGGATCTTATACCCGCCCTGGTACTGATGACGGAGAAGACGTCGCACCATCAACCCTCGAAGATCGAGGAGTACAAACAGGTCGTGGAACTGGCAGAGGCCGGCTCGTTGGAAGTCGTGAGCACCGAACTGCGGACCGACCACGACGCCCGCTTGGTCGAAGAGCTCGGCGAAGACTGGGTAGCCGCGTTCGAGCAAGCGCGCGCGGAAAATGGGTTCCTACTCGACTTCTTGCCGCCCGTCAGGCTCGGCCTGGATGGGCCACCCATGTCGTTGCCGGAGGACGCGGAGAAACGCCTGGTCAACTGCCGATCACTACTTGAGGTGTTGCGTCAGCGCGGACAGCTCTCCGACCGAGAATACGCGCGCGCTCGAAGCCGGCTGGGAGACGAGGGGCGAAAAGAGCCAAGCTCGGCGAGTCCCGAGGCGGACTCGATCCTGTACTGCGACGGGGGAATGGCCGAGCTTCTGGCGGGCGCCGGGATACTTTGGGCGGCTTGCGGGCTCTTCCGAATGCGTGTGGGTCAGCGAGAGCTGGACGGGGCTCGGGCGTCTTTGCGGTATCACGAGTACGCTCGCAGTCAGGTCGAGTGGCTCAACGATTTGATCGACAGGCTGAGGGGCGGTATCGAGGACGGCACGTACGAGGTTATCCCCGCGCCTTCCCGAAAGGAAGAGGACCCCAAGCTCGCGGATTCGGCCCAGCTGGATCTGATCTGCCTGGAGACACTGTTCAGGTTCGAGGCAGAAGACGGCGACGTGGTCTGGATCGACGACCGGATGGCGAACAGCTACCCGGCCAGAGGCAGTGTACCCATAGTCGGCGTCTTGGAGGTTCTGCGAGCACTGGTCGCCGCAGGTCATCTGTCCGAGGACGAGTGCTATGACAGAATCGAACGGCTGCGGGCGGCCAACGCACGGTTCATCCCCCTCCATCAAGACGAGATTCTCTACCACCTCCGGAAGGCCCAGGTAATGGAGACGGGCGTTCTCGAGTCGCGGCCACTTCGTACCCTGAGACGTTACTATGCTGCCTGCCTCTCGCGGATCGAAGATCTCCAGCGGCCTCCGATGCCAGAGGCCGCTCCCAACCAGTTCGGGGAGCTCGAGTTCGTCGTCGGCCTTAACCGCTCCGCCTCCAGCGCTCTCCCCGAACTGTGGAAGGGGAACGAGGAAGACTACGCACGCAGAGTTAGGGCGGAGTGGCTGCTGGCCAACCTGTACCTGGATTTGCCAGCGCTCGCGCGCATGACCTGGTCGCAAACCGAGGAAGAGGACGACCGCTACAGGCTGGCCGTCGAACTCGCCGGGCTGTTGTCCCAGGCGATGCAACTCGATTGGCGCGTCCATGGGGACGAGTCGTCGCCGCGCCGGACGTACCTCGCCTGGTTGCACGAGCGTGTTCTGAGCAAGCGCTTCGACGCTGATCCCGATCTGATCAGTGAGGTGGCAGAGTCCCTCAAAGAGGGTTTCGCAGAGATACAGGAGAACATCGAGGGCGAGGATCAAGCGCGGGCGGCGAGCCTCTCGCTCCGTCTGTTCCTCGCTGATCTTCCCGAGACGTTGCAGAAAGAACTCGGTCTTGACGCCAAACTCATGGAGAGCATAGGCATCAAGCATCCGAGAGTGGCGAGCATCGGCGACCTCTCGTTCGACCCCGACGCATTTGCGCGGGCGGCAACCGAGGCGGTCAACGGCCGCGAAGCGAAGATCGCTCTGGTCGAAGGAGACGAGAAGATCACGTTCTCCCCCCTGCAAGACCAAGCGGGCACTGTCGGACTGCGCTTGGCACTACCGGGGGACGGTGGGGATACCAACATTACCGATGAGATCCTTACCGTGCTCAGACAATCGGTCACGGAGCGCGAGGCGGTACTTCGGAGGAACCGCCGCTGGTTCGACTGCCGGGACGACGAGTTCGAGCGCGCGGTCGTGGAGATCGCCTCCGCCGACGACCCCCAGCGACGGCTCGACGAGACCGAGAGATGGCGAAACACCAGCATGGCGGTGTTCTACGCAAACCTGCACAGGCGGCTGGCTCAACAGCGGATGTTCAAGCTACCCGAGCTGCGTCCCCCGGACGCCAAGGCGTTGAGCCGGCACTTGCGGCTCCATCCCGAGACGGGATCCGGCGGAGAATTCCGGGCCGCCCTCGATGCGGCTGCCGATAACCTCATCAGGGAAGAGGGACTTATCGTGGCGATCGAGCGGCTCGCCGGCCTCCCGGTTCCTTTGCCGAAGCCCGTGATAGAAGCCGTCGCGGCCATGTCCCCCGCAGATCGTTGTTCGCTCTTCCGACGATTGCTAACCGCTCCGGGCTCGCCACCCTCAAAGATGCAAGTCGTTAGGCTCTTGAGCCGCTTCGCCGAAGACACAGAAGCCTACTATCGGCTCGGGCGCCGGATCGCCGCTCGGTACTTTTCCCTCGACGGAGCAGAAGAGTTCGATGCCTTCCTCTCGATACTCAAGTGGGTCAACGACGAGTTCGACCGCTGGCCGGAGGCACGTTCCTGGAGCCATACCATCCGTTCGACGATGGTTTGGGCCCACGCCCACCGGCTCTTCGTCATCCTGGTCTCCACGGGGGCTCCCTTTCACTGGCTAGGTCGCACCTTCGCCCAACCCGGCGACAGGCGTATGACATCGGAAGTGTTCGAGCGGTCCCGTGAATACTGGTTGGATGTCACCCATCCGCGCCGAGTAACCAGGGAAGCTTTCCTGCTCGGGGGCCTGCCTTACGGCCTCGGCGACAAGGCCCAGAGGTTCGCCAACGAGGCCTCCTTGGAGACCGCGGACGGGATGCAGGGGGCTCAGCTGTTCCGGGATCCCACGCTGGCGCGCAACGACCTGAGCTCCTACTTGGGCGGGGACAGGGGAGAAAGACTATCGAGTCTCCTCGGTTCAGAGCAATCCGACCTCTACTCCCGGCAAGCCCTCAGATCGTTAGTGAAGGAGAAGCTAGACAGACGGGGGGGCCCGGAGCAGGAACACTTAATGTGGGCCTCGATACACGCCGTAATCGGCGACCTGCCCCCCTACGAAGACTTGGTGGCACCCCTCGACGAAGCCGTCAGACAAACGGATTTCGTCGTATTGACGCGAAAGAACGTCCAGACCGGAATCCTCGCGGTACACACAGCTTCGCAGCTGTCGCTGAACTTGGGCGACGAGGGCTGGAGAAGTCGTCTAAAGGAACAACTCGTTGGGATAGGAGCTCTCTTTGCCGAGTCGGACAGCGGAGCAGGCAGTGAGCAGGCCAGTGTTCAAGCTTTTACGGGAAACGTGAACTTTTCGGCGTTGGTGGACGCGGCACTTGCGGTCTGTTCTCCAGGAGATGTCCACCCCGAGTTCGCCGCGCTTGTCGATCGACTAGCAGGCGCCTGGCCCGCAACAACTCCCTTCTTCAGGCTCACGGTGCTACGCCTCTGCGAGGAGTTACCAGTTTCGCAGGCCAAGAACTACTGGCCCCTGCTCGTCAGGCTGCGCGCAGAATAG